Proteins from one Mucilaginibacter jinjuensis genomic window:
- a CDS encoding LemA family protein: MKRLFTAIFALVAVMSLSSCSYNSIVKMDEDTKAKWGTVQSQYQRRADLIPNLVATVKGVANFEKSTLTAVTEARAKATSIQVDPTKLTPETIQKYQAAQGQLSTALGRLLVASENYPNLKANDNFTALQAQLEGTENRISVARMDFNTSVQAYNSAIREFPANLTAKMFGFTTKGYFQADAASQAAPKVSF, encoded by the coding sequence ATGAAAAGATTATTCACAGCAATATTTGCCTTAGTAGCAGTAATGTCTTTAAGTTCATGCAGTTACAACAGTATTGTTAAAATGGATGAAGATACCAAAGCCAAGTGGGGTACTGTACAAAGCCAGTATCAGCGCCGCGCCGATTTAATCCCTAACCTGGTTGCAACTGTTAAAGGTGTAGCCAATTTTGAGAAAAGCACACTAACAGCAGTGACTGAGGCTCGTGCCAAAGCAACTTCTATACAGGTTGACCCAACTAAGTTAACTCCGGAAACTATCCAGAAATACCAGGCAGCACAAGGCCAGTTAAGTACTGCTTTGGGCCGCTTACTGGTAGCATCAGAAAACTATCCTAACCTGAAAGCTAACGATAACTTTACCGCTTTACAGGCACAGTTAGAAGGTACAGAAAACCGCATTAGCGTTGCCCGTATGGATTTTAACACTTCAGTACAGGCCTACAATAGCGCTATCCGCGAATTTCCGGCTAACTTAACAGCTAAAATGTTTGGCTTTACAACCAAAGGCTACTTCCAGGCAGATGCAGCTTCACAAGCAGCGCCGAAAGTAAGCTTTTAA